From the genome of Primulina eburnea isolate SZY01 chromosome 12, ASM2296580v1, whole genome shotgun sequence, one region includes:
- the LOC140806639 gene encoding uncharacterized protein has translation MVRNDHRSLKYFFTQKELNMRQIKCLELVKDYDCDISYHLSKANVVADALGRKWSVLAHMSLQKPLQTEIQRLSLEIYTRGKAYNLPTLAVQPTLRDRVRARQSNNEQLQKWRKRDESRGNMLYSVDDEIVKYRGRLWVPSIDSLRVDIMAKAHSTPYSIHPGSTKMYMDLQL, from the coding sequence ATGGTGAGAAATGACCATAgaagcctcaagtatttcttcacccaaaaagagctgaacatgagacaaataAAATGTCTAGAACTTGTAAAGGACTATGACTGCGACATTAGCTATCATCTcagcaaagctaatgtagtggcagacGCTTTGGGTAGAAAATGGTCGGTCTTGGCCCATATGTCATTGCAGAAACCTCTACAAACTGAAATTCAGAGGCTTTCTCTTGAAATTTACACTAGGGGAAAGGCCTATAATCTCCCTACTTTGGCGGTACAGCCTACTCTACGAGATAGAGTTCGAGCCAGACAGTCTAACAATGAgcaactacagaaatggagaaaacGAGATGAATCGAGAGGAAACATGTTATATTCAGTCGACGATGAGATTGTCAAATATCGAGGTCGGCTATGGGTTCCTAGTATAGATTCACTTAGAGTTGACATTATGGCTAAAGCCCACAGTACCCCTTATTCTATTCATCCTGGAAGTACAAAAATGTACATGGACTTGCAACTTTAA